From one Cydia strobilella chromosome 24, ilCydStro3.1, whole genome shotgun sequence genomic stretch:
- the LOC134752147 gene encoding uncharacterized protein LOC134752147 isoform X3 has translation MSDLEEPPMKVSKMDVAPSSLDSTMEGQEEGQEEGQEEWLSEGVLTDDDYMAANSSQEQASDANTTAESSQNLKTEPQQEPNDTNITMEQNIEEELEGMENTKDAFNDLVKKDPKESEPSHSEHSDDGHNTDELLRMLGEDDSKKKKVLSTIREKNARRVARSSEEDYFLEGAKVTKLKVAKNAIIRTQPMKAEPEDFSDRDSDMSDDEESTVKRMYTTKPRPNAGRALKSSSFTKVKTEKPKPTLVKQYTNSNKNKSLLKQKTEHPEIINEEEFLEDDDFDLDENVGEEWRPDDEDVTTSKSQPIRRPERMDEEIPSDDDSHSEDDSLYDVMPSSDSDDMDDWFTLDIRAERAGDYLPWLGDKAHKLLTEEKHRVSSRLAALRQSVTALQSSGRVQSDQIKVATEALHELDAMLAAS, from the exons ATGTCAGATTTGGAGGAACCACCAATGAAAGTATCAAAGATGGAT GTAGCACCATCGTCCCTGGACTCGACCATGGAGGGTCAGGAGGAGGGCCAGGAGGAGGGCCAGGAGGAATGGCTGAGCGAGGGAGTCCTCACAGATGATGACTATATGGCGGCTAAT TCAAGTCAAGAGCAAGCGTCTGATGCCAACACGACAGCCGAATCTTCCCAGAATCTGAAGACGGAACCACAGCAGGAGCCAAATGACACCAACATCACTATGGAACAAAACATTGAAGAAGAACTAGAAGGCATGGAGAACACTAAG GATGCATTCAACGATCTGGTGAAGAAGGACCCCAAAGAGAGCGAACCCTCGCACTCGGAGCACAGCGATGATGGCCACAACACAGATGAGCTGTTG CGCATGCTGGGCGAAGACGACAGCAAGAAGAAGAAAGTGCTTTCAACAATTCGTGAAAAGAATGCGCGTCGCGTCGCCCGCTCTAGTGAAGAAGACTATTTTCTCGAG GGGGCGAAAGTGACCAAATTGAAAGTGGCCAAGAACGCCATCATACGGACACAGCCGATGAAGGCCGAGCCCGAAGACTTCAGCGACAGGGACAGCGATATG TCCGACGACGAAGAAAGCACAGTGAAGAGAATGTATACTACCAAGCCCCGCCCGAACGCAGGACGAGCGTTGAAATCGTCGTCATTCACTAAAGTTAAGACTG AGAAACCTAAACCCACCCTAGTGAAGCAGTACACCAATTCGAACAAGAATAAATCACTTCTCAAACAAAAAACGGAGCACCCGGAGATCATCAACGAAGAAGAATTTTTGGAGGACGACGACTTTGACCTTGACGAG AATGTCGGCGAAGAATGGCGACCCGACGACGAGGACGTGACAACATCGAAGTCGCAGCCGATCCGTCGTCCCGAGCGGATGGACGAGGAGATACCGAGCGACGACGACAGCCACTCTGAGGACGACAGCTTGTATGAC GTGATGCCATCTTCAGATTCAGATGACATGGACGATTGGTTCACATTGGACATCCGCGCCGAGCGCGCGGGCGACTATTTACCTTGGCTGG GTGACAAAGCGCACAAACTCCTAACCGAGGAGAAGCACCGCGTGTCGTCTCGCCTCGCCGCCCTGCGCCAGAGCGTGACAGCACTACAGAGCAGCGGCCGCGTCCAAAGCGACCAGATCAAGGTCGCCACTGAGGCGCTGCACGAGCTCGATGCTATGTTAGCTGCCTCCTGA
- the LOC134752147 gene encoding uncharacterized protein LOC134752147 isoform X1, protein MSDLEEPPMKVSKMDVAPSSLDSTMEGQEEGQEEGQEEWLSEGVLTDDDYMAANSSQEQASDANTTAESSQNLKTEPQQEPNDTNITMEQNIEEELEGMENTKLSPNTIAEPTEGLVQKTEGQPLETIQQNIEGSLNDLEDMETSEKPSQEPANAIKPQSQEQHEELETAMQQDIEDTLNNFERVETAKDAFNDLVKKDPKESEPSHSEHSDDGHNTDELLRMLGEDDSKKKKVLSTIREKNARRVARSSEEDYFLEGAKVTKLKVAKNAIIRTQPMKAEPEDFSDRDSDMSDDEESTVKRMYTTKPRPNAGRALKSSSFTKVKTEKPKPTLVKQYTNSNKNKSLLKQKTEHPEIINEEEFLEDDDFDLDENVGEEWRPDDEDVTTSKSQPIRRPERMDEEIPSDDDSHSEDDSLYDVMPSSDSDDMDDWFTLDIRAERAGDYLPWLGDKAHKLLTEEKHRVSSRLAALRQSVTALQSSGRVQSDQIKVATEALHELDAMLAAS, encoded by the exons ATGTCAGATTTGGAGGAACCACCAATGAAAGTATCAAAGATGGAT GTAGCACCATCGTCCCTGGACTCGACCATGGAGGGTCAGGAGGAGGGCCAGGAGGAGGGCCAGGAGGAATGGCTGAGCGAGGGAGTCCTCACAGATGATGACTATATGGCGGCTAAT TCAAGTCAAGAGCAAGCGTCTGATGCCAACACGACAGCCGAATCTTCCCAGAATCTGAAGACGGAACCACAGCAGGAGCCAAATGACACCAACATCACTATGGAACAAAACATTGAAGAAGAACTAGAAGGCATGGAGAACACTAAG TTGAGTCCCAACACCATAGCGGAACCAACAGAGGGTTTGGTGCAGAAAACCGAGGGTCAGCCGCTTGAAACTATTCAGCAGAACATTGAAGGGTCACTAAACGATTTGGAAGACATGGAGACTTCTGAAAag CCCAGTCAAGAGCCAGCCAACGCTATAAAGCCACAGAGCCAGGAACAGCATGAAGAGCTCGAGACTGCCATGCAGCAAGATATAGAAGACACATTGAACAATTTTGAAAGAGTTGAGACTGCTAAG GATGCATTCAACGATCTGGTGAAGAAGGACCCCAAAGAGAGCGAACCCTCGCACTCGGAGCACAGCGATGATGGCCACAACACAGATGAGCTGTTG CGCATGCTGGGCGAAGACGACAGCAAGAAGAAGAAAGTGCTTTCAACAATTCGTGAAAAGAATGCGCGTCGCGTCGCCCGCTCTAGTGAAGAAGACTATTTTCTCGAG GGGGCGAAAGTGACCAAATTGAAAGTGGCCAAGAACGCCATCATACGGACACAGCCGATGAAGGCCGAGCCCGAAGACTTCAGCGACAGGGACAGCGATATG TCCGACGACGAAGAAAGCACAGTGAAGAGAATGTATACTACCAAGCCCCGCCCGAACGCAGGACGAGCGTTGAAATCGTCGTCATTCACTAAAGTTAAGACTG AGAAACCTAAACCCACCCTAGTGAAGCAGTACACCAATTCGAACAAGAATAAATCACTTCTCAAACAAAAAACGGAGCACCCGGAGATCATCAACGAAGAAGAATTTTTGGAGGACGACGACTTTGACCTTGACGAG AATGTCGGCGAAGAATGGCGACCCGACGACGAGGACGTGACAACATCGAAGTCGCAGCCGATCCGTCGTCCCGAGCGGATGGACGAGGAGATACCGAGCGACGACGACAGCCACTCTGAGGACGACAGCTTGTATGAC GTGATGCCATCTTCAGATTCAGATGACATGGACGATTGGTTCACATTGGACATCCGCGCCGAGCGCGCGGGCGACTATTTACCTTGGCTGG GTGACAAAGCGCACAAACTCCTAACCGAGGAGAAGCACCGCGTGTCGTCTCGCCTCGCCGCCCTGCGCCAGAGCGTGACAGCACTACAGAGCAGCGGCCGCGTCCAAAGCGACCAGATCAAGGTCGCCACTGAGGCGCTGCACGAGCTCGATGCTATGTTAGCTGCCTCCTGA
- the LOC134752147 gene encoding uncharacterized protein LOC134752147 isoform X2, with amino-acid sequence MSDLEEPPMKVSKMDVAPSSLDSTMEGQEEGQEEGQEEWLSEGVLTDDDYMAANSSQEQASDANTTAESSQNLKTEPQQEPNDTNITMEQNIEEELEGMENTKLSPNTIAEPTEGLVQKTEGQPLETIQQNIEGSLNDLEDMETSEKDAFNDLVKKDPKESEPSHSEHSDDGHNTDELLRMLGEDDSKKKKVLSTIREKNARRVARSSEEDYFLEGAKVTKLKVAKNAIIRTQPMKAEPEDFSDRDSDMSDDEESTVKRMYTTKPRPNAGRALKSSSFTKVKTEKPKPTLVKQYTNSNKNKSLLKQKTEHPEIINEEEFLEDDDFDLDENVGEEWRPDDEDVTTSKSQPIRRPERMDEEIPSDDDSHSEDDSLYDVMPSSDSDDMDDWFTLDIRAERAGDYLPWLGDKAHKLLTEEKHRVSSRLAALRQSVTALQSSGRVQSDQIKVATEALHELDAMLAAS; translated from the exons ATGTCAGATTTGGAGGAACCACCAATGAAAGTATCAAAGATGGAT GTAGCACCATCGTCCCTGGACTCGACCATGGAGGGTCAGGAGGAGGGCCAGGAGGAGGGCCAGGAGGAATGGCTGAGCGAGGGAGTCCTCACAGATGATGACTATATGGCGGCTAAT TCAAGTCAAGAGCAAGCGTCTGATGCCAACACGACAGCCGAATCTTCCCAGAATCTGAAGACGGAACCACAGCAGGAGCCAAATGACACCAACATCACTATGGAACAAAACATTGAAGAAGAACTAGAAGGCATGGAGAACACTAAG TTGAGTCCCAACACCATAGCGGAACCAACAGAGGGTTTGGTGCAGAAAACCGAGGGTCAGCCGCTTGAAACTATTCAGCAGAACATTGAAGGGTCACTAAACGATTTGGAAGACATGGAGACTTCTGAAAag GATGCATTCAACGATCTGGTGAAGAAGGACCCCAAAGAGAGCGAACCCTCGCACTCGGAGCACAGCGATGATGGCCACAACACAGATGAGCTGTTG CGCATGCTGGGCGAAGACGACAGCAAGAAGAAGAAAGTGCTTTCAACAATTCGTGAAAAGAATGCGCGTCGCGTCGCCCGCTCTAGTGAAGAAGACTATTTTCTCGAG GGGGCGAAAGTGACCAAATTGAAAGTGGCCAAGAACGCCATCATACGGACACAGCCGATGAAGGCCGAGCCCGAAGACTTCAGCGACAGGGACAGCGATATG TCCGACGACGAAGAAAGCACAGTGAAGAGAATGTATACTACCAAGCCCCGCCCGAACGCAGGACGAGCGTTGAAATCGTCGTCATTCACTAAAGTTAAGACTG AGAAACCTAAACCCACCCTAGTGAAGCAGTACACCAATTCGAACAAGAATAAATCACTTCTCAAACAAAAAACGGAGCACCCGGAGATCATCAACGAAGAAGAATTTTTGGAGGACGACGACTTTGACCTTGACGAG AATGTCGGCGAAGAATGGCGACCCGACGACGAGGACGTGACAACATCGAAGTCGCAGCCGATCCGTCGTCCCGAGCGGATGGACGAGGAGATACCGAGCGACGACGACAGCCACTCTGAGGACGACAGCTTGTATGAC GTGATGCCATCTTCAGATTCAGATGACATGGACGATTGGTTCACATTGGACATCCGCGCCGAGCGCGCGGGCGACTATTTACCTTGGCTGG GTGACAAAGCGCACAAACTCCTAACCGAGGAGAAGCACCGCGTGTCGTCTCGCCTCGCCGCCCTGCGCCAGAGCGTGACAGCACTACAGAGCAGCGGCCGCGTCCAAAGCGACCAGATCAAGGTCGCCACTGAGGCGCTGCACGAGCTCGATGCTATGTTAGCTGCCTCCTGA